A part of Campylobacter ureolyticus ACS-301-V-Sch3b genomic DNA contains:
- the dnaN gene encoding DNA polymerase III subunit beta has translation MKIVIQKNLLNNALINLVAFTEKKDASAVTSNILITAKENILNLKATDFEIGLCINIKEVNIQVDGISCVNGNLLLNILKGLKDGEIILEIMNNFLFIRQNRSKFKLPLSNPENFPSFEDIDNKKSFNINSLNFARSLKKIFPTIDVNNPQYSLNGALIDIKENYINLVGTDTKRLGLYKINLNQNLENNQIIIPKKAINEIQKLFFEDVKIYYDENILIAKNENFEFFTKLINKKFPNYEKVIPTDFSQSIMLPRDKFLEGMKTIGIICDKMQITIKPNSILFESISENNSEAKTEIDFENNLSEDIILRVTNKFIFDFLNNIEETEFKLDYKSTGSAFVLSSNEFISVIMPTII, from the coding sequence ATGAAAATAGTAATTCAAAAAAACTTACTTAACAATGCATTAATAAATCTTGTAGCTTTTACTGAAAAAAAAGATGCTTCTGCAGTTACTTCAAATATCTTAATTACTGCAAAAGAAAATATTTTAAATTTAAAAGCAACTGATTTTGAAATAGGACTTTGTATTAATATAAAAGAAGTAAATATCCAAGTTGATGGAATTTCATGTGTAAATGGAAATCTTTTATTAAATATTTTAAAAGGCTTAAAAGATGGAGAAATCATACTTGAAATTATGAATAATTTTTTATTTATAAGACAAAATAGATCAAAATTTAAACTTCCTTTAAGTAATCCTGAAAATTTCCCAAGCTTTGAAGATATTGATAATAAAAAAAGTTTTAATATAAACTCATTAAATTTTGCAAGAAGTTTAAAAAAGATTTTTCCAACAATTGATGTAAATAATCCTCAATATTCACTAAATGGAGCTTTAATAGATATAAAAGAAAACTATATAAATTTAGTAGGAACAGATACTAAAAGACTTGGTTTGTATAAAATAAACTTAAATCAAAATTTAGAAAACAATCAAATAATAATACCTAAAAAAGCTATTAATGAAATTCAAAAACTTTTCTTTGAAGATGTTAAAATTTATTATGATGAAAATATTTTAATAGCTAAAAATGAAAATTTTGAGTTTTTTACAAAATTAATTAATAAAAAATTTCCTAATTATGAAAAAGTCATTCCAACTGATTTTTCACAAAGTATCATGCTTCCAAGAGATAAATTTTTAGAAGGTATGAAAACAATAGGAATAATTTGTGATAAAATGCAAATCACAATAAAACCTAATTCAATTTTATTTGAAAGTATTAGTGAAAATAACTCCGAAGCAAAAACAGAAATTGACTTTGAAAATAATTTAAGTGAAGATATTATTTTAAGAGTTACAAATAAATTTATTTTTGATTTTTTAAATAACATTGAAGAAACAGAATTTAAACTAGATTATAAATCAACAGGATCGGCATTTGTATTAAGCTCAAATGAGTTTATAAGTGTTATAATGCCTACAATTATATAA
- the dnaA gene encoding chromosomal replication initiator protein DnaA gives MFFLQNEVFNELQKYILPNEFNKYIKNLTINEKNSKPDFVVFNTTNEFIAKFIQTKYASKIEEIILEKTGIKPKILITSKKDNVQKEKNIKNSVKNEKKLSSTILIESYKFDNFIVGESNRFAYTCSKFVAQNPGADYNPLFIYGPSGLGKTHLLQSIGNYCIENGKVVICITSEQFKNDFTFHIRNSSMDKFRQKYRKPDVLLVDDIQFLGNTDKIQEEFFNTFNELKQAGGQIVMISDKPPKFLKGFEERLISRFISGIIADVAPPELETKIEIIRKKSQDNKIILDNKIIEYIATNMGDNIREIESAINKLNAFSTLMRTEITLDFTKNVLQDQIRENKENINLEDVIKTLSKELNIKPSDIKSKSRKKNIVEARRIGIFLSKKLTLNSMPAIAGFFGLKDHSAVSHNIKKINELIESDEFLKIRVEELENKILKGKNSE, from the coding sequence TTGTTTTTTTTACAAAATGAAGTTTTTAACGAACTCCAAAAATATATTTTACCAAATGAGTTTAATAAATACATAAAAAATTTAACTATTAATGAAAAAAATTCAAAACCTGACTTTGTTGTTTTTAACACTACAAACGAGTTTATTGCCAAATTTATCCAAACAAAATATGCCTCAAAAATAGAAGAAATTATCTTAGAAAAAACAGGAATAAAACCAAAAATTTTAATAACTTCCAAAAAAGATAATGTCCAAAAAGAAAAAAATATAAAAAATAGTGTAAAAAATGAAAAAAAATTATCAAGTACAATTTTAATAGAATCATATAAATTTGATAATTTTATAGTTGGTGAATCAAACCGTTTTGCTTATACTTGTTCAAAATTTGTAGCTCAAAATCCAGGAGCTGATTATAATCCGTTATTTATTTATGGACCAAGTGGGCTTGGAAAAACACATCTTTTACAATCAATTGGAAATTATTGTATTGAAAATGGTAAAGTTGTTATTTGTATAACAAGCGAACAATTTAAAAATGATTTTACTTTTCATATAAGAAATTCCTCTATGGATAAATTTAGACAAAAATATAGAAAACCTGATGTTTTATTAGTAGATGATATTCAGTTTTTAGGAAATACTGATAAAATTCAAGAAGAATTTTTTAATACTTTTAATGAGCTTAAACAAGCTGGTGGGCAAATCGTTATGATAAGCGATAAACCACCAAAATTTTTAAAAGGTTTTGAAGAAAGATTAATAAGTAGATTTATAAGTGGAATTATTGCTGATGTTGCACCACCTGAACTTGAAACTAAAATAGAAATTATTAGAAAAAAAAGCCAAGATAACAAAATAATCTTAGATAACAAAATAATAGAATATATCGCAACAAATATGGGTGATAACATCCGTGAAATTGAAAGTGCAATTAATAAACTAAATGCCTTTTCTACTTTAATGAGAACTGAAATAACACTTGATTTTACTAAAAATGTTTTACAAGATCAAATAAGAGAAAATAAAGAAAATATAAATTTAGAAGATGTTATAAAAACTCTATCAAAAGAGCTAAATATAAAACCAAGCGATATAAAAAGTAAAAGCAGGAAAAAAAATATTGTTGAAGCAAGAAGAATAGGAATATTTTTATCTAAAAAATTAACACTAAACTCAATGCCTGCAATTGCCGGATTTTTTGGATTAAAAGATCACAGCGCAGTTAGTCATAATATAAAAAAAATAAATGAACTTATAGAAAGTGATGAGTTTTTAAAAATTCGCGTTGAAGAACTTGAAAATAAAATTTTAAAAGGAAAAAATAGTGAATGA
- the pyrF gene encoding orotidine-5'-phosphate decarboxylase, translating into MSELIVALDMQNLDDVKNIVKEFDKKVDFYKVGMELFYSEGKRAIEYLKNENKKVFLDLKLHDIPNTVSKGLISLANLNVDILNVHASGGFSMMKFANESLKEFCYKKNLITPKLIAVTILTSIGDEDYEKIGYKYDVKNQVLNLAKLTKKAGLDGVVASVLEANLIKQNLGENFLIITPGIRPNFANINDQNRIASPSEAIKNGSTHLVIGRALTLANDRLKALEEILKEMEI; encoded by the coding sequence ATGAGTGAATTAATTGTGGCTTTGGATATGCAAAATTTAGATGATGTTAAAAACATAGTAAAAGAATTTGATAAAAAAGTTGATTTTTATAAAGTTGGAATGGAACTTTTTTATAGTGAAGGAAAAAGAGCAATTGAGTATTTAAAAAATGAAAATAAAAAAGTTTTTTTAGATTTAAAACTTCATGATATCCCAAATACTGTCTCAAAAGGGCTTATTTCTTTAGCTAATTTAAATGTAGATATTTTAAATGTTCACGCAAGTGGTGGATTTAGTATGATGAAATTTGCAAATGAGAGTTTAAAAGAGTTTTGTTATAAAAAAAATTTAATTACTCCAAAATTAATTGCAGTAACAATTTTAACGAGTATTGGTGATGAAGATTATGAAAAAATTGGATATAAATATGATGTAAAAAATCAAGTATTAAATTTAGCAAAACTGACTAAAAAAGCTGGGCTTGATGGTGTTGTAGCCTCTGTTTTGGAGGCGAATTTAATAAAACAAAATTTAGGAGAAAATTTTTTAATAATAACTCCTGGCATTCGTCCAAATTTTGCAAATATAAATGATCAAAACCGCATAGCTTCGCCAAGTGAAGCTATTAAAAATGGATCAACACATTTGGTTATTGGAAGAGCATTAACTTTGGCAAATGATAGATTAAAAGCTTTAGAAGAAATTTTAAAAGAAATGGAGATTTAA
- the ruvC gene encoding crossover junction endodeoxyribonuclease RuvC: MKILGIDPGTRNCGYAIVEKNGVNVNLIEAGLIKIKPSTLNYQITELCEGLDLVFKNHEINEVAMEDIFFAYNPKTVLKLAQFRGAISLRILQLHGEFYEYTPLQVKKSVTGKAKAAKEQVAFMVKKILGIKKEIKPLDITDAIAVALTHANNIKFKNKLY, translated from the coding sequence TTGAAAATTTTAGGAATTGATCCAGGAACTAGAAATTGTGGATATGCAATAGTGGAAAAAAATGGCGTGAATGTAAATTTAATAGAAGCTGGATTAATTAAGATAAAACCATCAACTTTAAATTATCAAATAACTGAACTTTGCGAAGGGCTTGATTTAGTTTTTAAAAATCATGAAATTAATGAAGTTGCAATGGAAGATATTTTCTTTGCTTATAATCCAAAAACTGTTTTAAAACTTGCTCAATTTCGCGGAGCGATAAGCCTTAGAATTTTACAACTTCATGGAGAATTTTACGAATATACACCTTTGCAAGTAAAAAAAAGTGTTACTGGAAAGGCAAAAGCAGCAAAAGAACAAGTTGCTTTTATGGTTAAAAAAATACTTGGAATTAAAAAAGAGATAAAGCCACTTGATATAACTGATGCTATTGCTGTTGCTTTAACTCATGCAAATAATATAAAATTTAAAAATAAATTGTATTAA
- the gyrB gene encoding DNA topoisomerase (ATP-hydrolyzing) subunit B produces MFEHYDAGNIKVLKGLEAVRKRPGMYIGDTNIGGLHHLIYEVVDNSIDEAMAGFCDDIEVEITNEGSVIISDNGRGIPVDIHPTEKIPAATVVLTVLHAGGKFDKDSYKVSGGLHGVGISVVNALSKKLILTIKKDGNVYRQEFAKGIPTTNLEIIKTTNRTGTTIEFWPDETIFETTNFEKKILMTRFKELAYLNPKIVINLKDQRDGSKEKFHFEGGLDQFVNDLNKKDVVAKSVFFSESVEDLEIDFALLYNTSYEEKLFSFVNNIKTPEGGTHEAGFRGGLTRAITTYITENASAREKDMKILGEDVREGLIAIISVKVPEPQFEGQTKGKLGSSYVRPLVQKMVFENLAKYFEENPNEAKAIMAKALMAARGREAAKRARDLTRKKDNFSVGTLPGKLADCQSKDPEISEIYLVEGDSAGGSAKQGRDRVFQAILPLRGKILNVEKARIERILSSEEIKNMITAFGCGIGEEFDIEKLRYHKIIVMTDADVDGSHIQTLLLTFFFRFLKPLVEGGYIYLAQPPLFRYKKGKKEIYLKDEKALNEFLIETGIEGVNFEGIGNKDLISYLKLVARYRSLLNELQKRYSVITAIRYMIENEDLAGYENDKIYEILKKYLESKGYNILNAYVNEKSVQIYVQTESGLEEIVIDDNLFENYIFEEAIYVYRQISQREFDFGRDFIEVLDEIEINAKKGAYIQRYKGLGEMNPEQLWETTMSPENRNLLQIKIEDAQSASDTFNLFMGDEVEPRREYIQNHAKDVKNLDI; encoded by the coding sequence ATGTTTGAACATTACGATGCAGGTAATATAAAAGTTTTAAAAGGTCTTGAAGCAGTTAGAAAAAGACCTGGAATGTATATAGGAGATACAAATATTGGTGGTCTTCATCACTTAATTTATGAAGTTGTTGATAACTCAATTGATGAAGCAATGGCTGGTTTTTGTGATGATATAGAAGTTGAAATAACAAATGAAGGTTCAGTTATCATAAGTGATAATGGTAGAGGAATTCCTGTTGATATTCATCCAACTGAAAAAATCCCAGCAGCAACTGTTGTTTTAACAGTTTTACACGCAGGTGGTAAATTTGATAAAGATAGTTATAAAGTAAGTGGTGGTCTTCATGGCGTTGGAATAAGTGTTGTAAATGCACTATCAAAAAAACTTATTTTAACAATTAAAAAAGATGGAAATGTTTATAGGCAAGAGTTTGCAAAAGGTATTCCAACTACAAATTTAGAAATTATAAAAACAACAAATAGAACTGGAACAACAATTGAGTTTTGGCCTGATGAAACTATTTTTGAAACAACAAATTTTGAAAAAAAGATTTTAATGACAAGATTTAAAGAACTTGCTTATTTAAATCCAAAAATTGTTATAAATTTAAAAGATCAAAGAGATGGATCAAAAGAGAAATTTCATTTTGAGGGTGGGCTTGATCAATTTGTAAATGATTTAAATAAAAAAGATGTTGTTGCAAAAAGTGTATTTTTTAGTGAAAGTGTAGAGGATTTAGAGATTGATTTTGCACTTTTATATAATACAAGTTATGAAGAAAAATTATTTTCATTTGTAAATAATATAAAAACTCCAGAAGGTGGAACTCATGAAGCTGGTTTTAGAGGAGGTTTAACAAGAGCTATTACGACCTATATAACTGAAAATGCATCTGCAAGAGAAAAAGATATGAAAATTTTAGGTGAAGATGTAAGAGAGGGTTTAATAGCTATAATTAGTGTTAAAGTTCCTGAGCCACAGTTTGAGGGTCAAACAAAAGGAAAACTTGGATCAAGTTATGTAAGACCGCTTGTTCAAAAAATGGTTTTTGAAAATTTAGCCAAATATTTTGAAGAAAATCCAAACGAAGCAAAAGCAATAATGGCAAAAGCTTTAATGGCTGCAAGAGGAAGAGAAGCTGCAAAAAGAGCTAGAGATTTAACTAGAAAAAAAGATAATTTTAGTGTTGGAACACTACCTGGAAAATTAGCAGATTGTCAAAGTAAAGATCCTGAAATAAGTGAAATTTACTTAGTTGAGGGAGATAGTGCTGGTGGATCTGCAAAACAAGGAAGAGATAGAGTTTTTCAAGCTATTTTGCCTCTTCGTGGTAAAATTTTAAATGTTGAAAAAGCTAGAATTGAAAGAATTTTAAGTTCAGAAGAAATTAAAAATATGATAACTGCTTTTGGTTGCGGAATAGGCGAAGAATTTGATATAGAAAAACTAAGGTATCATAAAATTATTGTTATGACTGATGCTGATGTTGATGGAAGTCATATCCAAACTCTGCTTTTGACATTTTTCTTTAGATTTTTAAAACCTTTAGTTGAAGGTGGATATATCTATTTAGCTCAACCACCACTTTTTAGATATAAAAAAGGTAAAAAAGAAATTTATTTAAAGGATGAAAAAGCCTTAAATGAGTTTTTGATAGAAACAGGAATTGAGGGTGTAAATTTTGAAGGAATTGGAAATAAAGATTTAATTAGTTATTTAAAACTTGTTGCTAGATATAGGAGTTTATTAAATGAACTTCAAAAAAGATATAGCGTTATAACCGCTATTAGATATATGATTGAAAATGAAGATTTAGCTGGTTATGAAAACGACAAAATTTATGAAATCTTAAAAAAATATCTTGAATCAAAAGGCTATAATATTTTAAATGCTTATGTTAATGAAAAAAGTGTTCAAATTTATGTTCAAACTGAAAGTGGTTTGGAAGAAATAGTTATAGATGATAATTTGTTTGAAAATTATATTTTTGAAGAAGCTATTTATGTTTATAGACAAATTAGTCAAAGAGAATTTGATTTTGGAAGAGATTTTATTGAAGTACTTGATGAAATAGAAATAAATGCTAAAAAAGGTGCTTATATACAAAGATATAAAGGTTTAGGTGAGATGAACCCAGAACAACTTTGGGAAACAACAATGAGCCCTGAAAATAGAAATTTACTCCAAATTAAAATAGAAGATGCACAAAGTGCTAGTGATACATTTAATCTTTTTATGGGTGATGAAGTTGAACCAAGAAGAGAATATATTCAAAATCACGCAAAAGATGTTAAGAATTTGGATATTTAA